The following are encoded in a window of Drosophila simulans strain w501 chromosome 3L, Prin_Dsim_3.1, whole genome shotgun sequence genomic DNA:
- the LOC6737457 gene encoding laminin subunit gamma-1: protein MKRSRWSHSGSSTARLLLIGVLFASCSTAILGAQRPPINSAGGHELRGTTFMPALECYDPYGRPQKCLPEFINAAYQLQIESTNTCGEQNDNHFCIQTMNQNHKNCEFCKYNDHNPSFLTDLHDPQSPTWWQSETMFEGIQHPNYVNLTLHLGKSYDITYVRILFRSPRPESFTIYKRTSESGPWIPYQFYSATCRDTYSLPDSRAIRKGEGEAHALCTSEYSDISPLRDGEIAFSTLEGRPSGINFERSGELQEWVTATDIRITLDRLNTFGDELFGDSQVLKSYFYAISDIAVGARCKCNGHASKCVPSTGMHGERTLVCECRHNTDGPDCDRCLPLYNDLKWKRSTSTEVNECKACNCNGLADKCFFDANLFNRTGHGGHCLDCRENRDGPNCERCKENFYMRDDGYCVNCACDPVGSRSLQCNSHGKCQCKPGVTGDKCDRCDNNYYQFGPHGCQQCGCDTGGSHQNTPACDTETGICFCKENVEGRRCNECKPGFFNLDKTNRFGCTPCFCYGHTSECMTAPGYSIVSVTSNFNKFKERWTAADLNQREVDIKYNQYSRSIGTTAQGNEHVYFQAPDRFLGDQRASYNRDLKFKLQLVGQVANTGVSDVILEGAGSRISLPIFAQGNGIPDQGVKEYTFRLHEHHDYQWQPSQSARGFLSILSNLTAIKIRATYSVQGEAILDDVELQTAHRGAAGHPATWIEQCTCPEGYLGQFCESCAPGYRHSPARGGPFMPCIPCDCHGHADICDSETGRCICQHNTHGDNCDQCAKGFYGNALGGTPNDCKRCPCPNDGACLQINEDTVICTECPKGYFGSRCEQCSDGFFGDPTGLLGEVQTCKSCDCNGNVDPNAVGNCNRTTGECLKCIHNTAGEHCDQCLSGHFGDPLALPHGRCDRCSCYEAGTEQDEQSITRCDQVTGQCQCKPNVIGRDCGECQPGYFNIRSGNGCENCLCDPVGSYNSTCDRYSGQCHCRPGVMGQRCDQCENYFYGFSSEGCKPCECDESGSKGFQCDQNGQCPCNDNVEGRRCDRCKENKYDRHRGCIDCPDCYNLVQDAADLHRAKLFNLSQTLDEIARTPVTNDDEFEAKLKAVQEKVAVLAQDARDNSGDGGQTYAEVIDDLHKHLDSVREHLVSADKFQDDANAEIDRARQNYTILDQITENAKKELQQALDLLNDEGAQALARAKEKSVEFGQQSEQISDISREARALADKLESEAQFDLKNAKDAKDAVEKAHQLAKSAVDLQLKIGTELRSEVGLELSHVKQSLGTVVQTSKEALRKANEVYDTALTLLNDVNRQTQPEIDISQLKKDAVAANERADELLKQITELSNSNGELFADFETEQELTEALLKRAEQQQLEDIELLERAKAALDKATKAVEQGDNTLKEANNTYEKLAGFQSDVQRTSESAEKALQTVPNIEKEIQNAESLISQAEEALDGANKNANEAKKNAQEAQLKYAEQASKDAELIRRKANETKVAARNLREEADQLNHRVKLTEMDIFKLEESSTKDDNLVDDAKRKVGQAKADTQEAQKQIEKANADLTAIKDELENLKDINTGDLDKLENRLATVEGEINRVNLTGRIEKYREQRTIQKNLIDKYDAELRELKDEVQNIGLISKALPDSCFSRNRLEP, encoded by the exons ATGAAGCGCAGCCGGTGGAGCCACAGtggctcctccacggctcgtCTCCTGCTGATCGGAGTCCTGTTCGCCAGCTGTTCCACCGCCATCCTGGGCGCCCAGCGTCCGCCCATCAACTCCGCCGGAGGTCACGAACTGCGCGGAACCACCTTCATGCCGGCCCTGGAGTGCTACGATCCATACGGCAGACCGCAG AAATGTCTGCCAGAATTTATCAATGCTGCCTATCAACTGCAAATTGAGTCAACTAATACCTGTGGTGAACAGAACGACAACCACTTCTGCATACAAACCATGAACCAAAATCACAAAAACTGCGAATTTTGCAA GTACAATGATCATAATCCATCCTTCTTGACGGATTTGCATGATCCGCAAAGTCCAACCTGGTGGCAATCGGAGACCATGTTCGAGGGCATTCAGCACCCGAACTATGTGAATCTGACTTTGCACCTTG GAAAATCCTATGACATCACCTACGTGCGCATTCTCTTCCGCTCACCACGACCCGAATCCTTTACGATTTACAAGAGGACCTCGGAGAGTGGACCCTGGATTCCGTACCAGTTCTACAGTGCCACCTGTCGCGACACCTACTCCCTGCCAGATTCGCGAGCCATTCGCAAGGGTGAGGGCGAGGCCCATGCTCTGTGTACCAGCGAGTACAGTGATATCTCGCCGTTGAGGGACGGTGAGATTGCCTTCTCCACGCTGGAGGGTCGTCCCAGTGGCATCAATTTCGAGCGCAGCGGAGAGCTGCAGGAGTGGGTTACGGCCACGGATATCCGTATCACGCTGGACCGACTGAACACCTTCGGTGACGAACTCTTCGGTGATTCCCAGGTGCTCAAGTCATACTTCTATGCCATCAGTGACATTGCCGTGGGTGCGCGTTGCAAGTGCAATGGACATGCCAGCAAGTGTGTCCCGAGCACGGGAATGCATGGCGAGAGGACTCTGGTCTGCGAGTGCCGGCACAACACCGATGGACCCGATTGCGATCGCTGTCTGCCGCTCTACAACGACCTCAAGTGGAAGAGATCCACCTCAACGGAGGTCAACGAGTGCAAAG CTTGCAACTGCAATGGACTGGCGGACAAGTGCTTCTTCGACGCGAATCTGTTCAACCGAACGGGTCATGGAGGTCACTGCCTGGATTGCCGAGAGAATCGCGATGGACCCAACTGCGAACGCTGCAAGGAGAACTTCTATATGCGCGACGATGGCTACTGCGTCAACTGCGCCTGCGATCCCGTGGGCTCCAGATCGCTGCAGTGCAACAGCCACGGCAAGTGCCAGTGCAAGCCGGGTGTGACCGGCGACAAGTGCGATCGCTGCGACAACAACTACTACCAATTCGGACCCCATGGATGCCAGCAGTGCGGCTGCGACACTGGGGGATCCCATCAGAATACGCCCGCCTGCGATACGGAGACTGGAATCTGCTTCTGCAAGGAGAATGTGGAGGGCAGACGCTGCAATGA ATGCAAACCGGGCTTTTTCAATCTGGACAAGACCAATCGATTTGGTTGCACACCCTGCTTCTGCTATGGCCACACCTCCGAGTGCATGACTGCCCCAGGATACTCCATTGTTTCGGTCACCTCGAATTTCAACAAATTCAAGGAACGCTGGACGGCTGCCGATTTGAACCAACGCGAGGTGGACATCAAGTACAACCAGTACAGCCGGAGCATTGGAACCACCGCCCAGGGCAATGAGCATGTATACTTCCAGGCACCGGATCGCTTCCTCGGCGATCAGCGTGCCTCTTACAACAGGGATCTGAAATTCAAGCTCCAGCTCGTTGGTCAGGTGGCCAATACCGGAGTCAGTGACGTGATCTTGGAGGGTGCTGGAAGCCGTATCTCGCTGCCCATCTTCGCCCAGGGCAATGGCATACCCGACCAGGGTGTCAAGGAGTACACCTTCCGACTGCACGAACATCATGACTACCAGTGGCAACCAAGCCAGTCGGCTCGAGGATTCCTTTCGATTCTGTCCAATCTGACGGCCATTAAGATCAGGGCCACGTACTCGGTGCAGGGTGAGGCCATCCTGGACGATGTCGAGCTGCAGACGGCACATCGTGGAGCCGCCGGCCACCCGGCCACCTGGATCGAGCAGTGTACCTGTCCGGAGGGTTACCTGGGTCAGTTCTGTGAGTCCTGTGCTCCAGGCTATCGCCACAGTCCCGCTCGCGGCGGTCCCTTCATGCCCTGCATCCCCTGCGATTGCCATGGTCATGCGGACATCTGTGACTCGGAGACGGGCAGGTGCATCTGTCAGCACAACACCCACGGCGATAACTGCGATCAGTGTGCCAAGGGATTCTACGGAAATGCCCTGGGCGGAACTCCCAACGACTGCAAGCGTTGCCCCTGTCCCAATGATGGTGCCTGCCTGCAGATCAACGAAGATACGGTCATCTGTACGGAGTGCCCGAAAGGTTACTTCGGTTCCCGTTGCGAGCAGTGTAGCGATGGCTTCTTTGGAGATCCCACTGGTCTCCTGGGTGAGGTGCAGACCTGCAAGAGCTGTGACTGCAATGGCAACGTGGATCCCAATGCCGTGGGCAATTGCAACCGGACTACGGGCGAGTGCTTAAAGTGCATTCACAATACAGCCGGAGAGCACTGCGATCAGTGCTTGTCCGGACACTTTGGTGATCCTCTGGCATTGCCGCATGGACGCTGTGATCGCTGCAGTTGCTACGAGGCTGGAACCGAGCAGGATGAACAGAGTATCACGCGATGTGACCAAGTCACTGGTCAGTGCCAGTGCAAGCCGAATGTGATTGGAAGGGATTGCGGAGAGTGCCAGCCGGGCTACTTCAACATCCGATCGGGCAATGGCTGCGAGAACTGCCTGTGCGATCCGGTGGGCAGCTACAACTCCACCTGCGATCGCTACTCTGGCCAGTGTCACTGCCGACCAGGTGTGATGGGTCAGCGGTGCGATCAGTGCGAGAACTATTTCTACGGATTCTCCAGCGAGGGCTGCAAGCCCTGCGAATGCGACGAGAGCGGCTCCAAGGGATTCCAGTGCGACCAGAATGGCCAGTGTCCTTGCAATGATAACGTGGAAGGACGTCGTTGCGATCGCTGCAAGGAGAACAAATACGACAGGCATCGGGGTTGCATCGATTGCCCCGATTGCTATAACCTCGTGCAAGATGCCGCCGATTTGCATCGTGCCAAGTTGTTTAATCTCAGTCAAACGCTGGACGAGATTGCTCGCACGCCGGTGACCAATGACGATGAGTTCGAGGCCAAGTTGAAGGCGGTGCAAGAGAAGGTGGCTGTCTTGGCCCAGGATGCCCGCGATAATTCCGGTGATGGTGGTCAGACATACGCAGAGGTCATCGATGATCTTCACAAGCACCTGGACAGCGTAAGGGAGCATCTGGTGAGCGCGGATAAGTTCCAGGATGATGCCAATGCGGAGATCGATAGGGCGCGCCAGAACTATACCATTCTGGACCAGATCACCGAGAACGCCAAGAAGGAACTGCAGCAGGCCCTTGACCTCCTGAATGACGAAGGTGCCCAGGCTTTGGCGCGGGCCAAGGAGAAGTCTGTGGAATTTGGACAGCAATCGGAACAGATCTCGGACATCTCGCGGGAGGCTCGTGCCCTGGCCGACAAACTGGAGTCGGAGGCCCAGTTCGATTTGAAGAACGCCAAGGATGCCAAGGATGCGGTGGAGAAGGCCCATCAGCTGGCCAAGAGTGCTGTCGACTTGCAACTAAAGATCGGCACCGAGCTGCGTTCGGAGGTTGGTTTGGAGCTGAGTCATGTGAAGCAATCCCTGGGCACCGTGGTGCAGACCTCCAAGGAGGCTCTTCGCAAAGCCAACGAGGTCTACGATACAGCATTGACCCTGCTCAATGATGTGAATCGTCAGACTCAACCGGAAATCGATATCAGTCAGTTGAAGAAGGATGCAGTGGCCGCCAATGAACGAGCGGATGAGCTACTCAAGCAGATTACTGAATTGTCCAACAGCAACGGCGAGCTCTTTGCGGATTTCGAAACGGAACAGGAACTGACGGAGGCGCTGCTAAAGAG AGctgaacagcagcaactggaggACATCGAGCTGCTAGAGCGAGCCAAGGCTGCCCTCGACAAGGCTACCAAGGCAGTGGAACAGGGTGACAATACCCTAAAGGAGGCCAACAATACCTACGAGAAGTTGGCCGGCTTCCAGTCGGATGTCCAGCGCACTTCGGAGAGTGCGGAGAAAGCCCTGCAGACGGTGCCCAACATCGAGAAGGAGATCCAGAATGCGGAGAGCCTGATCAGCCAGGCGGAGGAGGCTCTCGATGGAGCCAATAAGAATGCCAACGAGGCCAAGAAGAATGCCCAGGAGGCGCAGCTGAAGTATGCCGAACAGGCTTCCAAG GATGCTGAGCTGATCCGCCGCAAGGCCAATGAGACCAAGGTGGCTGCCCGCAATCTGCGCGAAGAGGCCGACCAACTGAATCACCGCGTGAAACTCACCGAAATGGACATCTTCAAGCTGGAGGAGAGCTCGACCAAGGACGACAATCTGGTGGACGACGCCAAGCGAAAGGTGGGTCAGGCCAAGGCCGATACCCAGGAGGCCCAGAAGCAGATCGAGAAGGCCAATGCCGACCTGACGGCCATCAAGGATGAGCTGGAGAACCTGAAGGACATCAACACGGGCGATTTGGATAAATTGG AGAATCGTTTGGCCACTGTGGAGGGTGAGATCAATCGCGTCAACCTGACGGGACGCATCGAAAAGTACCGGGAACAGCGCACTATTCAGAAGAATCTGATCGACAAGTACGATGCCGAGCTGAGGGAACTCAAGGATGAAGTCCAGAATATTGGACTTATTTCCAAGGCTCTGCCCGATAGCTGCTTCAGTCGCAATCGCCTGGAACCCTAG
- the LOC6737462 gene encoding serine protease 1 has translation MTKKLVLFLLFVATACAHRNRNRTAHHDGGLQDIIVNGYPAYEGKAPYAVGLRMNNGAVGGGSVIGNNWVLTAAHCLTTDSVNIHYGSNRAWNGQLQHTVNKNNFFRHPGYPNSAGHDIGLIRTPYVSFTNLINKVSLPKFSQKGERFENWWCVACGWGGMSNGGLADWLQCMDVQVISNGECARSYGSVASTDMCTRATDGKSVCGGDSGGALVTHDNPIQVGVITFASIGCKSGPSGYTRVSDHLDWIREKSGIAYY, from the coding sequence atGACAAAAAAACTGGTATTGTTTCTATTGTTTGTTGCCACCGCCTGTGCCCACAGGAATCGCAATCGTACGGCTCATCATGATGGTGGTCTCCAGGACATCATCGTAAATGGCTATCCGGCCTACGAAGGCAAGGCACCGTATGCTGTGGGCCTGCGTATGAACAATGGAGCCGTGGGCGGAGGTTCCGTAATTGGAAACAATTGGGTCCTGACCGCTGCCCATTGCCTGACCACCGATTCCGTGAACATACACTACGGCTCGAATCGTGCCTGGAACGGTCAGCTCCAGCATACGGTGAACAAGAATAACTTCTTTCGCCATCCAGGATATCCCAATAGCGCTGGTCACGACATCGGACTCATTCGCACCCCGTACGTCAGCTTCACCAATTTGATCAACAAAGTTTCGCTACCCAAGTTCAGCCAAAAAGGTGAGCGTTTCGAGAACTGGTGGTGCGTGGCCTGCGGCTGGGGAGGAATGTCCAATGGAGGATTGGCCGACTGGCTGCAGTGCATGGACGTGCAAGTCATTAGCAACGGAGAATGCGCCAGGTCATACGGATCGGTGGCCAGCACTGATATGTGCACCCGGGCCACCGATGGCAAGTCCGTGTGCGGTGGCGACTCCGGCGGAGCACTGGTCACCCACGACAATCCCATTCAAGTGGGCGTTATCACCTTTGCATCCATCGGCTGCAAGTCTGGACCATCGGGCTACACCCGTGTCTCCGATCACTTGGACTGGATCCGAGAGAAGTCGGGAATTGCCTATTACTAA
- the LOC6737458 gene encoding probable RNA-binding protein 19: protein MSRIIVKQLPKHITEDKLRQIFGAQGTITDLQLKYTPDGKFRQFCFVGYSTEEEAQSAIRHFDNTCIQTSRVRVESCAALGSEDKPQSWSKYAKDSKKNLDKLKEKEREAADKAKESEKKKKKEKVDKVDQILSRHKDDPEFQEFLEAHDKSRTLWGNDLGINKNKDDDEEDEEEQKESRVGRDDSGVDADAGDEDGSDDEANEEEDTDKLAEKPISDLEYMKSLMATTSGEATAKKPKAKADKSNLELFTIKIHNVPYNTKRQEVLKFFKPLKPYSVRLPSKVHGFCYVGFKTEKDMAKGMLKNKSFIKGKQVFFSDFTEKNKVTKASKSGQPLAPAAVDAGNAKWKHQQDSLSKEDDISESGRIFFRNLAYTTTEEDLRKLFEQFGPVVEVNLPLDKLTRKIKGFGTVTYMMPEHALKAFNTLDGTDFHGRLLHLLPSKDIEKNPKEDLDENDASLSFKEKKALKLKKNAQKPIGWNTLFLGANAVAEILAKQFKTSKERILDTSDGGSSAAVRLALGETQVVIEMKRFLEEEGVRLDAFDEPAKKRSNTVILAKNLPAATEISEITPIFSRFGPIGRIVLPPSGVTALIEYCDPLEARQAFKKLAYSKFKNAPLYLEWAPEQVFSKTLSGEPVIPKSEPKPKEEAKPEEKPIVNDVKAEEEDSRAEDADDEPEPNTTLFLRNLNFKTVQKTVEKHFRHLGSIHTVEIAKRRDPENPREFKSLGYGFIQFKKSSVAEHALKNLQLTHIDGNPVELKRSDRVLKTQDNDGAQRRLASQKKQTGTKILVRNIPFQAQYREVRDIFKAFGELRSLRIPKKATTGEDAHRGFGFVDYMSKAEAKRAFDALSASTHLYGRRLVLEWSANDDNQDVEELRKRTAAKFDGSQAATAAKRSRKSFFDVEGSVQPNQDDDEEEEQ from the exons ATGTCACGAATTATAGTCAAACAGCTTCCCAAGCAT ATTACCGAGGACAAACTGCGTCAGATTTTTGGTGCACAGGGCACGATTACGGATCTGCAACTAAAATACACGCCCGATGGAAAATTCCGGCAATTCTGCTTCGTGGGTTACAGCACCGAGGAGGAGGCCCAGTCGGCTATCCGGCACTTTGACAACACATGCATTCAGACCAGCCGGGTGCGCGTCGAATCCTGTGCTGCTTTGGGAAGCGAAGATAAGCCACAATCTTGGAGCAAGTACGCCAAGGACAGCAAGAAGAACCTAGACAAATTGAAGGAGAAGGAAAGGGAGGCGGCGGACAAGGCCAAGGAGTCtgagaaaaagaagaagaaagagAAAGTTGACAAGGTGGACCAAATTTTGAGCAGACACAAGGACGATCCGGAATTCCAAGAGTTTCTAGAGGCGCATGACAAGTCGCGAACCCTGTGGGGAAACGATTtgggaataaataaaaacaaggaCGACGATGAAGAGGATGAAGAAGAGCAGAAAGAATCTCGAGTTGGCAGAGATGACAGTGGAGTAGATGCAGATGCAGGAGATGAGGATGGCTCAGACGATGAGGCAAATGAGGAAGAAGACACCGATAAATTAGCCGAAAAGCCCATCAGCGATCTGGAGTATATGAAGTCCCTGATGGCAACCACATCCGGCGAAGCTACCGCAAAGAAACCCAAAGCCAAGGCGGATAAATCAAATTTGGAGCTGTTCACCATCAAAATACACAATGTACCATACAACACCAAACGGCAGGAGGTGCTAAAGTTTTTCAAGCCCCTGAAACCGTACTCCGTTCGACTTCCCAGCAAAGTTCACGGCTTCTGCTACGTAGGTTTCAAAACTGAGAAAGACATGGCCAAGGGAAtgcttaaaaacaaaagtttcatCAAGGGCAAGCAAGTATTCTTCTCCGACTTTACCGAGAAGAACAAGGTGACCAAAGCGAGCAAGAGTGGACAACCATTGGCACCAGCCGCCGTCGATGCGGGCAATGCGAAGTGGAAGCATCAGCAGGACAGTTTATCCAAAGAAGATGACATCTCCGAGTCCGGGAGGATATTCTTCCGTAATCTAGCCTACACTACTACCGAAGAGGATCTCCGCAAGCTTTTCGAGCAGTTCGGTCCCGTGGTGGAGGTAAACCTGCCCCTCGACAAGCTCACACGGAAAATCAAAGGCTTTGGCACAGTTACGTACATGATGCCGGAGCACGCATTAAAGGCTTTCAATACCCTCGATGGCACTGATTTCCATGGCCGTCTATTGCACCTTCTGCCCAGCAAGGACATCGAAAAGAATCCGAAAGAGGATTTGGATGAAAACGATGCCAGTCTGTCATTCAAAGAGAAGAAGGCCTTGAAACTCAAGAAGAACGCCCAAAAACCAATTGGCTGGAACACATTGTTTCTGGGTGCCAATGCTGTTGCAGAAATTCTCGCCAAGCAATTTAAGACCTCAAAGGAACGCATCCTGGACACCAGCGATGGTGGCAGTAGTGCCGCCGTGCGCTTGGCTTTGGGAGAAACCCAAGTCGTCATCGAGATGAAGCGCTTCCTGGAGGAAGAAGGCGTTCGCCTTGATGCTTTTGATGAGCCCGCAAAGAAACGTTCCAACACTGTTATACTGGCCAAGAATCTGCCAGCGGCCACAGAAATTTCAGAGATTACCCCCATCTTTAGTCGATTTGGCCCAATTGGCAGGATTGTGCTTCCTCCCAGTGGCGTTACGGCACTTATTGAGTACTGTGATCCTTTGGAAGCGAGGCAAGCTTTCAAAAAGTTGGCCTACAGCAAATTCAAGAATGCCCCACTCTATTTGGAGTGGGCTCCCGAGCAAGTCTTTTCCAAGACGCTTAGTGGAGAGCCAGTGATTCCTAAATCGGAACCGAAACCAAAGGAGGAGGCAAAGCCGGAGGAGAAACCGATTGTAAATGATGTGAAAGCTGAGGAGGAGGATTCTAGGGCAGAGGATGCCGATGATGAACCCGAACCGAATACAACACTATTTCTACGGAACCTCAACTTTAAGACCGTACAAAAAACCGTGGAGAAACACTTCCGCCATTTGGGTAGCATTCACACTGTTGAAATTGCTAAACGAAGGGATCCCGAGAATCCCCGCGAATTCAAGTCCCTAGGCTACGGCTTCATTCAGTTCAAGAAGTCGTCAGTGGCAGAGCATGCTCTCAAGAACTTGCAGCTCACCCACATAGATGGTAATCCCGTCGAACTGAAGCGCAGCGATCGGGTGCTCAA GACCCAAGATAATGATGGTGCACAACGTCGACTGGCCTCACAGAAGAAGCAAACGGGAACCAAAATCCTGGTGCGAAATATTCCCTTCCAGGCACAATACCGCGAGGTTCGCGACATATTCAA GGCTTTTGGCGAACTGCGATCCTTACGTATTCCTAAAAAGGCGACCACGGGTGAGGATGCGCATCgtggtttcggtttcgttgACTACATGTCCAAGGCGGAGGCCAAACGCGCTTTCGATGCCCTAAGCGCCAGTACACATCTTTACGGTCGTCGTTTGGTACTTGAGTGGAGCGCCAATGACGACAATCAGGACGTGGAGGAGCTTCGCAAGCGGACGGCGGCCAAATTCGATGGCAGTCAAGCGGCCACTGCGGCCAAACGCAGTAGAAAATCCTTCTTCGATGTGGAGGGCAGTGTGCAGCCAAATCAAGATGAcgacgaagaggaggagcaaTAG
- the LOC6737459 gene encoding odorant receptor 67b produces the protein MHKKRMIRVLFKQYRIHQYGMQDQLDHELERIDKLPKLGLLWVEYSAYALGVNIAPRKRSSKYCRLTRIAVLIVNLSIIYSLVAFIMENYLISFETYVEAVLLTFQLSVGVVKMFHFQSKVESCSQLVFSTETGEVLKSLGLFNLELPRKKELLSSVSLILLNNWMIIDRQVMFFFKIVCMPVLYYCVRPYFQYIFDCYIKDKDTCEMTLTYPAIVPYLQLGKYEFPSYVIRFFLLQSGPLWCFFAVFGFNSLFVVLTRYESGLIKVLRFLVQNSTSDILVPKDQRVKYLQCCVRLFARISSHHNQIENLFKYIILVQCSVSSILICMLLYKISTVLEVGWVWMGMIMVYFVTIALEITLYNVSAQKVESQSELLFHDWYNCSWYNESREFKFMIKMMLLFSRRTFVLSVGGFTSLSHKFLVQVFRLSANFFLLLRNMNNK, from the exons ATGCATAAAAAGCGTATGATACGAGTTCTCTTCAAACAGTACAGGATTCATCAATACGGAATGCAGGACCAACTGGATCACGAGCTGGAGCGGATCGACAAGCTGCCAAAACTGGGCCTTCTGTGGGTGGAGTACAGTGCCTATGCCCTGGGAGTTAATATTGCACCGAGGAAGCGCAGCTCCAAATACTGTCGATT AACTCGCATTGCGGTATTGATTGTTAACTTAAGCATCATCTACAGTCTGGTCGCCTTCATTATGGAGAACTATTTGATCTCCTTCGAGACATACGTTGAG gCTGTTTTACTTACCTTTCAATTAAGCGTTGGTGTGGTCAAGATGTTTCACTTTCAAAGCAAAGTGGAATCGTGTTCCCAACTAGTGTTTTCTACAGAGACTGGTGAGGTATTAAAGTCACTGGGTCTTTTTAATTTGG AATTGCCGAGAAAAAAGGAACTGCTGAGCTCAGTTAGTTTGATTTTGCTTAACAATTGGATGATCATCGATCGTCAGGTGATGTTCTTCTTCAAGATCGTTTGCATGCCGGTTCTATACTATTGTGTTCGAccatattttcaatatatctTCGATTGCTATATCAAGGATAAGGATACATGTGAAATGACCTTAA CTTACCCGGCAATTGTGCCGTATTTGCAATtgggaaaatatgaatttccCTCCTATGTGATTCGCTTCTTTTTACTTCAATCTGGACCTCTTTGGTGCTTCTTTG ccgtttttggttttaacaGCCTTTTCGTGGTCCTTACCAGATATGAGTCTGGTCTGATAAAAGTCCTAAGATTTCTGGTCCAAAATTCCACCTCGGATATCCTGGTGCCCAAGGACCAAAGAGTCAAATATCTTCAATGTTGCGTGAGGCTTTTTGCTCGCATATCCAG CCATcacaatcaaattgaaaacctCTTCAAGTACATCATTCTGGTTCAGTGCTCCGTGAGCAGTATTTTGATCTGCATGCTGCTCTATAAGATTAGCACAGTTTTG GAAGTTGGATGGGTGTGGATGGGCATGATTATGGTCTACTTTGTGACCATAGCTCTGGAGATCACTCTGTACAACGTGAGTGCACAGAAGGTGGAGAGCCAG aGTGAACTGCTGTTTCATGATTGGTACAACTGTAGTTGGTATAATGAGTCTAGGGAATTCAAGTTCATGATCAAAATGATGCTTCTTTTTTCACGTCGAACTTTTGTTTTAAGCGTTGGTGGGTTTACAAGTCTCTCCCACAAATTCCTAGTGCAG GTTTTTCGGTTGAGTGCAAACTTCTTTCTGCTCCTGCGCAACATGAACAACAAATAG
- the LOC6737460 gene encoding peptidyl-prolyl cis-trans isomerase D produces the protein MEERKLIRPVKSTNPLVYLDISIGKEDAGRMIIELRKDVVPKTAENFRALCTGECGIGTLGKPLHYKGTKFHKIKRVFVVQSGDVVKNDGSSGESIYGPVFDDENFELSHSEEGVVSMANYGKPNSNNSQFFISAAGCENLNGTNVVVGRVLRGLGIVAEMEQNCNDEGDPTASIVIRDCGEIAHNEDWGIECNDETADKLPAYPQDWPRKLDKFTGDGAVELLTGIRQSGNHFYQLGRYHEARAKYRKANRYYHYLSRQFGWQQLNPLKKHLVDEDLLKVDGFSVVNNINAAAVDLKIGNYTSAREVCNEAIRRDPKCSKAFYRRAQAQRGLRNYEEAINDLKTAHNLLPENKQILNELNSTKQLLAQYNRQQRNALKNLFA, from the exons ATGGAGGAACGCAAGCTGATCCGTCCGGTGAAATCAACAAATCCACTGGTCTACCTGGACATTTCCATTGGCAAGGAGGATG CGGGTCGCATGATAATTGAACTGCGCAAGGATGTTGTGCCGAAGACAGCGGAAAATTTCCGTGCCCTGTGCACGGGCGAATGTGGTATCGGTACTCTGGGCAAACCGCTCCACTACAAGGGCACAAAGTTCCACAAGATCAAGCGAGTCTTCGTCGTCCAGAGCGGGGATGTGGTCAAGAACGATGGAAGCAGCGGCGAGAGCATCTACGGACCAGTTTTCGATGACGAGAACTTTGAACTCTCA CACAGCGAAGAGGGCGTGGTCAGCATGGCCAACTACGGGAAGCCGAACTCCAACAACTCGcagtttttcatttcggccGCGGGCTGTGAGAATCTGAATGGAACAAACGTAGTCGTAGGTCGTGTTTTACGTGGCTTGGGTATCGTAGCTGAAATGGAACAAAACTGCAATGACGAAGGCGATCCGACGGCGTCGATCGTGATACGGGACTGCGGAGAGATAGCTCACAACGAGGACTGGGGCATCGAGTGCAACGACGAGACAGCGGACAAGTTGCCTGCCTATCCCCAAGACTGGCCGCGCAAGCTCGACAAGTTCACA GGTGATGGGGCGGTTGAGCTTCTCACGGGCATTCGCCAATCGGGCAATCACTTCTATCAGCTTGGCCGCTATCACGAAGCGCGGGCAAAATATCGCAAGGCGAATCGCTACTATCATTACCTGAGCAGACAGTTCGGCTGGCAGCAACTGAATCCCCTCAAAAAACACCTTGTCGATGAAGATCTGCTCAAGGTCGACGGCTTCTCCGTGGTAAACAACATTAATGCAGCCGCTGTGGACCTAAAAATTGGCAACTATACGAGCGCTAGAGAAGTTTGCAATGAAGCCATTCGCCGAGATCCGAAATGTAGCAAGGCTTTCTATCGACGCGCCCAGGCGCAACGCGGATTGCGCAACTACGAGGAGGCCATTAACGATTTGAAAACGGCTCACAATCTCCTGCCGGAGAATAAACAGATCCTAAATGAACTGAACAGCACCAAGCAGCTCCTGGCCCAGTACAACCGACAACAACGAAATGCCCTTAAAAATCTATTTGCCTAG